In a single window of the Arthrobacter zhangbolii genome:
- a CDS encoding helix-turn-helix transcriptional regulator, whose product MTSATWNRPSPEPRKRGSAAGKQSAGDSDRTLDVISLGRRVRHLRKAKGMTLDDLGAAVGTVASQLSLIENGKREPKLGMMQALAAALDVSIDSLLGAEPPSRRAALEIELERAQRGPLYASLGLPKVRIGSRLPLDVLESLVGLQAELERRLNEQVATPEEARRANGELRAMMRERNNYFPEYEAEAQKVLDSVGHTSGPLSQHVIADIAAHLGFSLHHVNDLPHSTRSVTDLKNRRIYLTQSQRSDHDPRSVLLQALGHYVLQHQTPSSYGEFLSQRVATNYFAAALLLPEKATVEFLQRAKAAKEIAVEDIRDAFAVSYETAAHRFTNLATEHLGIPTHFQKVHESGIVYKAYENDGVTFPADHTGAIEGQPICRYWTSREVFSVPDQFSAFNQYTDTPAGTYWCTARVERGSAGKFSVSIGLPYQHVKWFRGRDTTERSKSRCPDPDCCRTPPGELSSEWSGFAWPSARAHSHLLAALPPGAFPGVDETEVYSFLQSHSEQ is encoded by the coding sequence GTGACGAGTGCAACATGGAACCGGCCCAGTCCCGAGCCCCGCAAGCGCGGATCGGCCGCCGGAAAGCAGTCCGCAGGCGACTCCGACCGCACGCTGGATGTGATCAGCCTGGGCCGCCGGGTGCGGCATCTGCGCAAGGCCAAGGGGATGACCCTCGATGATCTGGGCGCCGCCGTCGGAACCGTCGCCTCCCAGCTGTCCCTGATCGAAAACGGGAAACGCGAACCCAAGCTCGGCATGATGCAGGCGCTGGCAGCCGCCCTGGACGTCAGCATCGATTCCCTGTTGGGCGCCGAGCCGCCCAGCCGGCGGGCGGCACTGGAAATTGAACTGGAGCGGGCGCAGCGCGGCCCCCTCTATGCCTCGCTCGGCCTGCCCAAGGTGCGGATCGGCTCCCGGCTGCCGTTGGACGTGCTGGAATCCTTGGTCGGGCTGCAGGCCGAGCTGGAGCGCCGGCTCAACGAACAGGTGGCCACTCCCGAGGAGGCCCGCCGGGCCAACGGCGAGCTGCGGGCCATGATGCGCGAGCGGAACAACTACTTTCCCGAATACGAGGCCGAGGCGCAGAAGGTACTGGATTCGGTGGGGCACACCTCCGGCCCGCTGTCCCAGCACGTGATCGCGGACATCGCCGCGCACCTGGGGTTCAGCCTGCACCACGTGAATGACCTGCCGCACTCCACCCGCTCCGTGACGGACCTGAAGAACCGGCGCATCTACCTCACCCAGTCCCAGCGCTCGGACCACGATCCGCGCTCGGTGCTGCTGCAGGCACTGGGCCATTACGTGCTGCAGCACCAGACTCCCAGCAGCTATGGCGAATTCCTTAGCCAGCGGGTGGCCACCAACTACTTTGCCGCCGCGCTGCTGTTGCCGGAGAAAGCCACGGTGGAGTTCCTGCAGCGGGCCAAGGCCGCGAAAGAAATAGCCGTGGAGGACATCCGTGATGCTTTTGCCGTGTCCTATGAAACCGCGGCGCACCGCTTTACCAACCTCGCCACCGAGCATCTGGGCATCCCCACCCATTTCCAGAAGGTGCACGAGAGCGGGATTGTCTACAAGGCGTATGAGAACGACGGCGTGACCTTCCCTGCGGACCACACCGGCGCCATTGAGGGCCAGCCGATCTGCCGCTATTGGACCTCGCGGGAGGTCTTCTCCGTGCCGGACCAGTTCAGTGCGTTCAACCAGTACACCGACACCCCGGCCGGCACGTACTGGTGTACGGCCCGGGTGGAACGCGGCTCGGCGGGGAAGTTCTCCGTAAGCATCGGGCTGCCGTACCAGCATGTGAAGTGGTTCCGCGGCCGGGACACCACCGAACGGTCCAAGTCCCGTTGCCCGGATCCGGACTGCTGCCGCACGCCGCCGGGCGAGCTGTCCTCGGAATGGTCCGGCTTCGCCTGGCCCAGCGCCCGGGCGCACTCGCACCTGCTGGCGGCACTGCCGCCCGGCGCCTTCCCGGGAGTGGACGAAACCGAGGTGTATTCCTTCCTGCAGTCCCATTCCGAGCAGTGA
- a CDS encoding Ltp family lipoprotein — protein sequence MSTTAATDYKSATITGKSFVVTWLLSLFLGGLGIDRFYLGKIGTGVLKLLTGGGFGIWALVDLIITLTGNQKDKHGRPLEGYKQNRKTAWIVTAIVWVLNVILSVVMVFTLTTVVVAAVEENEAAAETNNAMPTPTYSAPAQAAPPAPAAPAVPKSDDRAQALSSAQFFSDDMHMSKAAIYDQLGSEYGKYTPEAAQYAVDNITADYKTNALEYAKILQEELSLPTEELREQLASTSQYGAKFTPEEADYAIETLK from the coding sequence ATGAGCACTACCGCTGCGACCGATTACAAGAGTGCGACGATCACCGGAAAGTCCTTTGTCGTCACTTGGCTCCTCTCGCTTTTCCTTGGTGGTCTGGGCATTGACCGCTTTTATCTGGGCAAGATCGGCACCGGCGTCCTGAAACTCCTGACTGGTGGCGGCTTCGGTATCTGGGCGCTTGTTGACCTGATCATCACCCTGACGGGTAACCAGAAGGACAAGCATGGCCGCCCGCTGGAGGGTTACAAGCAGAACAGGAAGACGGCGTGGATTGTTACCGCCATTGTCTGGGTTCTCAACGTGATCCTCTCGGTGGTGATGGTTTTCACCCTGACGACGGTTGTCGTCGCGGCTGTCGAGGAAAACGAGGCGGCAGCCGAAACCAACAACGCGATGCCGACCCCGACCTACTCCGCACCGGCCCAGGCCGCTCCCCCTGCTCCTGCTGCTCCTGCCGTCCCGAAGAGTGATGACAGGGCCCAGGCCCTGAGCAGTGCCCAGTTCTTCAGCGATGACATGCATATGAGCAAGGCCGCCATCTATGACCAGCTTGGCTCGGAATACGGCAAGTACACCCCGGAGGCTGCGCAGTACGCCGTCGACAACATCACCGCCGACTACAAGACCAATGCACTGGAATACGCGAAGATTCTCCAGGAAGAACTGTCCCTGCCCACCGAGGAACTGAGGGAACAGCTGGCGTCCACTTCCCAGTACGGCGCAAAGTTCACCCCCGAGGAAGCCGACTACGCCATTGAGACCCTGAAGTAG
- the tgt gene encoding tRNA guanosine(34) transglycosylase Tgt, translating to MSSSAFSFTLGKRLRETAPAAADARVEANGGGFQGRTGTISTPHGEIKTPAFIAVGTKATVKAVLPESVADLGAQAVLANAYHLYLQPGPDILDEAGGLGKFMNWSGPTFTDSGGFQVMSLGAGFKKVINMNADGTTHATGADDDVAPGKERLAHIDDDGVWFKSHLNGDKHRFSPEISMQVQHKIGADIMFAFDELTTLMNSRGYQEMSLERTRLWALRCLAEHARLTEERVGKPYQALFGVLQGAQYEDLRRKAARDLGAMDFDGFGLGGAFEKENLGTIVRWCTEELPENKPRHLLGISEPDDIFTAIENGADTFDCVSPTRVARNSAFYTPYGRKNLSNAKYKKDFGPLVDGCDCYTCTHYTRAYIQHLFKANEMVSHTLISIHNERFTVKLVDDARLSIEDGTFFDFKAEVLGKYYSGT from the coding sequence GTGTCTTCCTCAGCCTTCTCCTTCACCCTCGGTAAGCGCCTGCGCGAAACCGCTCCCGCAGCGGCAGATGCCCGCGTAGAGGCGAACGGAGGCGGCTTCCAGGGCCGGACAGGCACCATCTCCACCCCGCATGGCGAGATCAAGACGCCGGCGTTTATTGCCGTGGGTACCAAAGCCACGGTGAAGGCCGTCCTGCCGGAGTCCGTGGCGGACCTGGGGGCGCAGGCGGTGCTGGCCAACGCCTACCACCTGTACCTGCAGCCCGGCCCGGACATCCTGGACGAGGCCGGCGGCCTGGGGAAGTTCATGAACTGGTCCGGCCCCACGTTCACCGATTCGGGCGGTTTCCAGGTCATGAGCCTGGGCGCCGGGTTCAAAAAGGTCATCAATATGAACGCCGACGGCACCACGCATGCCACCGGCGCGGACGACGACGTCGCGCCCGGCAAGGAACGGCTCGCGCATATTGACGACGACGGCGTCTGGTTCAAGTCGCACCTGAACGGGGATAAGCACCGGTTCAGCCCCGAGATTTCGATGCAGGTGCAGCACAAAATCGGTGCGGACATCATGTTCGCCTTTGATGAGCTGACCACGCTGATGAACTCGCGCGGCTACCAGGAAATGTCCCTGGAGCGGACCCGGCTGTGGGCGCTGCGGTGCCTGGCCGAACACGCTCGGCTCACCGAGGAACGCGTCGGCAAGCCCTACCAGGCCCTGTTCGGGGTCCTGCAGGGCGCCCAGTATGAGGATCTGCGGCGCAAGGCTGCCCGCGATCTGGGTGCCATGGACTTTGACGGCTTCGGCCTGGGCGGTGCCTTCGAGAAGGAAAACCTCGGCACCATTGTCCGCTGGTGCACGGAAGAGCTGCCGGAGAACAAGCCCCGCCACCTGCTGGGCATCTCCGAGCCGGATGACATCTTCACCGCCATCGAGAACGGCGCCGATACCTTTGACTGCGTCTCCCCCACCCGGGTGGCCCGCAACTCTGCCTTCTACACCCCGTACGGGCGCAAGAACCTCTCCAACGCGAAGTACAAGAAGGACTTCGGTCCGCTGGTGGACGGCTGCGACTGCTACACCTGCACCCACTACACCCGGGCGTACATCCAGCACCTGTTCAAGGCCAACGAGATGGTCTCCCACACGCTGATCTCCATCCACAATGAGCGCTTCACCGTGAAGCTGGTGGACGATGCCCGGCTGTCCATTGAGGACGGGACGTTCTTCGACTTCAAGGCCGAGGTCCTGGGCAAGTACTACAGCGGCACGTAG
- the thiD gene encoding bifunctional hydroxymethylpyrimidine kinase/phosphomethylpyrimidine kinase — protein MSANTHSSAATAPAVTLTIAGSEATGGAGAQADLKTFQELGVYGITALTCIVSFDPKDSWNHRFVPVDPQVIADQLEAITTAYDLDTVKIGMLGTPATIDVVAKALQAQDWKNLVLDPVLICKGQEPGAALDTDQALKAQILPLATFVTPNHFESMSLSGMDSIETVEDLKEAARRIHEASGAVVLAKGGVRMEGDDAVDVFYDGETMEVLRAPKVGDVAVSGAGCTLAAAITAELGKGATPLEAAKTAKAFVTEGIRNRVSSNAPFDALWQGKAGQGPAL, from the coding sequence ATGTCTGCAAACACACACTCTTCCGCGGCCACAGCTCCGGCCGTCACGCTGACCATTGCCGGTTCCGAGGCCACCGGCGGTGCCGGTGCCCAGGCCGATCTGAAGACGTTCCAGGAACTGGGCGTTTACGGGATCACGGCCCTGACCTGCATCGTGTCCTTCGACCCGAAGGACTCCTGGAACCACCGCTTCGTGCCGGTGGATCCGCAGGTCATCGCGGACCAGCTCGAGGCCATTACTACGGCCTATGACCTGGATACCGTCAAAATCGGCATGCTCGGCACCCCGGCAACCATCGACGTCGTTGCCAAGGCACTGCAGGCCCAGGACTGGAAAAACCTGGTGCTGGACCCGGTTCTCATCTGCAAGGGCCAGGAACCCGGCGCGGCCCTGGACACGGACCAGGCACTCAAGGCCCAGATCCTTCCGCTGGCAACCTTCGTGACCCCCAACCACTTCGAATCCATGTCCCTTTCCGGCATGGATTCCATCGAGACCGTTGAGGACCTGAAGGAAGCGGCCCGGCGCATCCACGAGGCCAGCGGCGCGGTGGTGCTGGCCAAGGGCGGTGTGCGGATGGAAGGCGACGACGCCGTCGACGTGTTCTACGACGGTGAAACCATGGAGGTGCTGCGCGCACCCAAGGTGGGCGATGTTGCTGTCAGCGGCGCCGGTTGCACCCTCGCTGCCGCCATTACCGCCGAACTGGGCAAGGGCGCCACCCCGCTGGAAGCGGCAAAGACCGCCAAGGCCTTCGTGACCGAAGGTATCCGCAACCGGGTCTCCTCGAATGCGCCGTTTGATGCCCTGTGGCAGGGTAAGGCCGGGCAGGGTCCCGCTCTGTAG
- a CDS encoding Fpg/Nei family DNA glycosylase has translation MPEMPEVQGLVDFLRTKLLPADAPPAVVSDVEVLSFSVLKTAGVPVEELRGQPVQGVERQGKFIILSAGGVHLVMHLAKAGWLRWSDALKPGRLRPGKGAMALRVRFAADAAGKEPGFDLTEAGTRKSLAVYLVRNLEEVPGIARLGPEALDVGFDDFAALLSGHSGQVKGLLRDQSVIAGIGNAYSDEILHAARLSPFANAAKLDADDAGRLFVAMRTTLEEAIATASGRPASALKDSKRKALRVHARTGEPCPVCGDTVREVSFADSSLQYCPTCQTGGRILADRRMSKLQK, from the coding sequence ATGCCCGAGATGCCCGAAGTGCAGGGACTCGTTGATTTCCTGCGGACCAAGCTGCTGCCCGCCGACGCGCCCCCGGCCGTGGTCTCCGATGTGGAGGTGCTCTCCTTCTCCGTGCTGAAAACGGCCGGGGTTCCGGTGGAGGAACTGCGAGGACAGCCGGTGCAGGGCGTGGAGCGGCAGGGGAAATTCATCATCCTCTCCGCCGGCGGCGTGCACCTGGTGATGCACCTGGCCAAGGCGGGGTGGCTCCGCTGGTCCGATGCCCTTAAACCGGGACGGCTGCGGCCCGGCAAGGGGGCCATGGCGCTGCGGGTGCGGTTCGCCGCCGACGCCGCCGGCAAGGAGCCCGGATTCGATCTCACCGAGGCCGGCACCCGGAAATCCCTGGCGGTCTACCTGGTGCGGAACCTGGAGGAAGTTCCCGGCATCGCGCGGCTGGGACCGGAAGCGCTGGACGTCGGCTTTGATGACTTTGCCGCACTGCTCTCCGGCCACTCCGGGCAGGTCAAGGGGCTGCTGCGTGACCAGTCGGTGATTGCCGGGATCGGCAACGCGTACAGCGACGAGATCCTGCACGCGGCGCGCCTGTCACCGTTCGCCAATGCCGCGAAGCTGGACGCCGACGACGCCGGGCGGCTGTTCGTAGCCATGCGCACCACCCTGGAGGAAGCGATCGCCACGGCCTCCGGACGGCCGGCGTCGGCGCTGAAGGATTCCAAGCGTAAGGCGCTGCGGGTCCATGCCCGGACCGGCGAACCCTGTCCGGTGTGCGGGGATACGGTCCGCGAGGTGTCCTTCGCGGACTCCTCCCTGCAGTACTGTCCCACCTGCCAGACCGGCGGCAGGATCCTCGCGGACCGGCGGATGTCCAAGCTGCAGAAGTAG
- a CDS encoding queuosine precursor transporter gives MTAQPRAAAKTPAIYASRGSSQYDLILTLMCVVIVISNIGASKGVHFDLPGGLEIVTDGGFFLFPLAYILGDVVSEVYGFKAARRAIFTGFGMALLAVVSFAIIIALPGFDDAYGQEKQAALEVALGPVWQIVLASLLGFLAGQLLNSLVLVRMKERFREKALAGRLMASTGVGEFADTLIFCAVAAPVIGITDAAGFLNYVIFGFLYKTLVEFLFVPVTAAVIKVIKRREPTYAAPELEPAAGR, from the coding sequence ATGACTGCACAGCCACGGGCAGCTGCAAAAACCCCTGCAATCTACGCCTCCCGCGGGAGCTCCCAGTATGACCTGATCCTCACGCTGATGTGCGTGGTGATTGTCATTTCCAACATCGGCGCCAGCAAGGGCGTGCACTTTGACCTGCCGGGCGGTTTGGAGATTGTCACCGACGGCGGGTTTTTCCTGTTCCCGCTGGCATACATCCTCGGCGACGTGGTGTCCGAGGTGTACGGCTTTAAGGCTGCCCGCCGTGCGATCTTCACCGGATTTGGCATGGCGCTGCTCGCCGTCGTCAGTTTCGCGATCATCATTGCGCTGCCCGGTTTCGATGATGCCTACGGGCAGGAAAAGCAGGCCGCGCTGGAGGTGGCGCTGGGCCCGGTCTGGCAGATAGTGCTGGCCAGCCTGCTCGGGTTCCTTGCGGGCCAGCTGCTGAACTCGCTGGTGCTGGTGCGGATGAAGGAACGGTTCCGGGAAAAAGCCCTGGCCGGACGGCTGATGGCCTCCACCGGTGTGGGGGAGTTCGCGGACACCCTGATTTTCTGCGCCGTGGCGGCACCGGTGATCGGGATTACCGACGCCGCCGGGTTCCTGAACTACGTGATCTTCGGATTCCTTTACAAAACCCTGGTCGAGTTCCTGTTTGTGCCCGTCACCGCCGCCGTCATCAAGGTCATCAAGCGGCGTGAACCAACGTACGCCGCCCCTGAGCTGGAGCCCGCGGCCGGGCGCTAG
- a CDS encoding S8 family peptidase, whose amino-acid sequence MRLSIHHKPGAVLTAAFAGVALTAALGLPAQATETTTDANGLTGGISVEQFEALKVAPSLRDASGTVSVYVQFTGEGAFEQTQPEEVKEGKADPVVNKPLVEEIRSNIASQAESVAAEADASTLYTTTNTLPGTAIIGDAEAIRALASRDDVARITKIVPKTIGNKGADIDTRALNTWVERKQTGEGITIAVLDTGIDYTHSDFGGPGTLEAYAAAQASPTIPAADTGLVDPAKFIGGYDLVGDDYDADPSSPTYQPVPRPDLNPLDCGGHGSHVAGTAAGYGTNDDGTTFRGDYSTLTAEQVNGMRIGPGSAPGAQLVSIRVFGCAGSSEVVGQALDYVLDPNGDGDFSDRAQVVNMSLGSDYSPVDDPENDIVDKLTQQGILSVVASGNAGDVYDIGGSPGNARSALTVASTIGSQVTLDRADVLAPEELAGPVAGQYSANFNYSDPAVTEEQLTGDVVPAPANNAFGCNPYPAGSLAGKWVWIQWEEDGAFPCGSTVRFNNAQNAGATGVVLDSPRSVFESGIGGNATIPGIQLNAESSDRLRPAALAGTLTLKLSPSYMATAGAPSGEGDTVSPFTSRGVHGSNGIVKPDVAAPGSSIGSVAVGSGDGASVKSGTSMATPHVAGIAALVYAATDLNAYEVKSAIMNTATHDLLTADGAVQGPNRVGSGRVDTLDALNNKTLAYATDDQALTSVNFGVLELGKEALVLTKQVTVENKSDRPQNYTVSYLGATTMPGVDISTTPSVNVPANGKATVDVTLSISDPSALTKTADSAAALEQLGLSRQFLSDVSGRVQLEGKGTPTLRVPVYSAPKPTSDMSAGTEIPFADTDTLTSTVTLQGRDLNQGEGASRYLSMVAPLVLGAESPRLETVKMDSMYAMDVQSVGASSNIPTLKSAGEDPQDAVVNFGVSTWGNWAILGASNEIDVEIDTNGDSVPDYVAFTTRADDLDLVLISTYRLNPDGSAELVDQTGANGVLGDTDSNTFDTNAVTLPVSALALGLDVNAASAPLQYRVTTWSPYNVDDQGNSVPVDATEYIPFDAANPALTFKGATADALFADVDGGKLDVTRSAGTTDAKALFLHLHNATGDLSGTNGDGGRAEVLPINVPAKVVNPVSAVSKCNAFKAEITVTVQNNGDRRADVDLNSPYGKAKVMKLEPGETGTAVIKTRQLSVTAGEVTASYKFLGKGKAEKAEYTAAYGAVKCSR is encoded by the coding sequence ATGAGATTGTCCATTCATCACAAACCCGGCGCGGTGCTCACTGCCGCCTTCGCCGGGGTAGCACTCACCGCGGCCCTGGGCCTACCGGCCCAGGCCACCGAGACCACCACTGACGCCAACGGGCTCACGGGAGGAATCTCGGTTGAGCAGTTCGAAGCCCTGAAGGTCGCCCCCAGTTTGCGGGACGCCTCCGGCACGGTTTCGGTCTATGTCCAGTTCACCGGCGAAGGCGCCTTTGAACAGACGCAGCCCGAGGAAGTCAAGGAGGGCAAGGCCGATCCGGTGGTCAACAAACCGCTGGTCGAAGAAATCCGCAGCAACATCGCCTCCCAGGCTGAATCCGTAGCCGCCGAGGCCGACGCCAGCACCCTCTACACCACCACCAACACCCTTCCGGGAACCGCCATTATCGGTGATGCCGAGGCCATCCGTGCCCTCGCCTCCCGCGACGACGTCGCCCGGATTACCAAGATTGTCCCGAAGACCATCGGGAACAAGGGCGCGGATATTGACACCCGCGCACTGAACACCTGGGTGGAACGGAAGCAGACCGGCGAAGGCATCACCATCGCTGTCCTGGACACCGGCATTGACTACACCCACAGCGACTTCGGCGGGCCCGGAACGTTGGAGGCCTACGCGGCCGCCCAGGCTTCCCCCACCATTCCCGCCGCGGACACCGGTCTGGTGGATCCGGCCAAGTTCATTGGCGGATACGATCTGGTGGGCGACGACTACGACGCCGACCCCTCCTCCCCCACGTACCAGCCCGTCCCGCGCCCGGACCTGAACCCGCTCGACTGCGGCGGGCACGGCAGCCATGTGGCGGGCACAGCGGCGGGCTACGGCACCAACGACGACGGCACCACGTTCCGCGGCGACTACTCGACCCTCACGGCCGAGCAGGTCAACGGCATGCGGATCGGCCCCGGCTCCGCCCCCGGCGCACAGCTGGTCAGCATCCGGGTCTTCGGCTGCGCCGGTTCCTCCGAGGTGGTCGGCCAGGCACTGGACTACGTCCTGGACCCCAACGGCGACGGCGACTTCTCGGACCGCGCCCAGGTGGTCAACATGTCCCTGGGCTCCGATTACTCCCCGGTGGATGATCCCGAAAACGACATTGTGGACAAGCTGACCCAGCAGGGCATCCTGTCCGTCGTCGCTTCCGGCAACGCCGGCGACGTGTACGACATCGGCGGCTCACCGGGCAACGCGCGCTCGGCCCTGACCGTTGCCAGCACCATCGGCAGCCAGGTCACCCTGGACCGCGCCGATGTCCTGGCGCCCGAGGAACTCGCCGGCCCCGTAGCCGGACAGTACTCCGCCAACTTCAACTACTCCGATCCGGCCGTCACCGAAGAACAACTCACCGGCGACGTGGTCCCGGCTCCCGCGAACAATGCCTTCGGCTGCAACCCGTACCCCGCCGGTTCGCTGGCGGGCAAGTGGGTCTGGATCCAGTGGGAAGAGGACGGTGCCTTCCCCTGCGGCTCAACCGTGCGTTTCAACAACGCCCAGAACGCCGGCGCCACCGGCGTTGTGCTGGATTCCCCCCGTTCGGTCTTTGAGTCCGGCATCGGCGGAAACGCCACCATCCCCGGCATCCAGCTCAACGCCGAATCCTCGGACCGCCTGCGGCCGGCCGCCCTGGCCGGAACCCTGACGCTGAAGCTGTCCCCGTCCTACATGGCCACCGCAGGTGCCCCTTCAGGCGAGGGCGACACCGTCAGCCCGTTCACCTCCCGCGGAGTCCATGGCTCCAACGGCATTGTGAAGCCCGACGTCGCTGCCCCCGGTTCCTCCATCGGTTCGGTGGCAGTCGGTTCCGGAGACGGTGCATCGGTCAAGAGCGGCACGTCCATGGCCACTCCGCATGTGGCCGGCATTGCCGCCCTGGTTTACGCCGCCACGGATCTGAACGCTTACGAGGTCAAGTCCGCCATCATGAACACCGCCACCCATGACCTGCTGACCGCGGACGGAGCCGTACAGGGCCCCAACCGCGTCGGTTCCGGCCGGGTGGACACTTTGGACGCCCTGAACAACAAGACGCTGGCCTACGCCACGGATGACCAGGCACTGACCAGCGTGAACTTCGGTGTCCTGGAACTGGGCAAGGAAGCTCTGGTGCTCACCAAGCAGGTCACCGTGGAGAACAAGTCCGACCGCCCGCAGAACTACACCGTGAGCTACCTGGGCGCAACGACCATGCCCGGCGTCGACATCAGCACCACCCCCTCGGTCAACGTGCCTGCCAATGGCAAGGCGACCGTGGATGTCACGCTGAGCATCTCCGATCCGTCGGCACTGACCAAGACGGCTGACTCCGCTGCCGCCCTCGAGCAACTCGGCCTGTCACGCCAGTTCCTTTCCGACGTTTCCGGCCGCGTACAGCTGGAAGGCAAGGGAACTCCCACCCTGCGCGTTCCGGTCTACTCGGCTCCCAAGCCGACCTCGGACATGAGCGCCGGCACGGAGATCCCCTTCGCTGACACGGATACCCTCACCAGCACCGTCACCCTGCAGGGACGGGACCTGAACCAGGGCGAGGGCGCTTCACGCTACCTCTCCATGGTGGCGCCTCTGGTGCTGGGCGCCGAGAGCCCCCGCCTCGAGACCGTGAAGATGGATTCGATGTACGCCATGGATGTGCAGTCCGTGGGTGCTTCCTCCAACATCCCGACGCTCAAGTCCGCCGGTGAAGACCCGCAGGATGCCGTGGTGAACTTCGGTGTCAGCACGTGGGGCAACTGGGCGATCCTGGGTGCTTCGAATGAAATCGACGTGGAAATTGACACCAACGGGGACTCCGTTCCGGACTACGTCGCCTTCACCACCCGCGCCGATGACCTGGACCTGGTCCTGATCTCCACCTACCGGCTGAACCCGGACGGCAGTGCCGAACTGGTGGACCAGACGGGTGCCAACGGCGTCCTCGGCGACACGGACAGCAACACGTTCGACACCAACGCGGTGACCCTTCCGGTTTCCGCCTTGGCGCTGGGCCTGGACGTCAATGCGGCGTCCGCACCGCTGCAGTACCGTGTCACCACGTGGAGCCCCTACAACGTGGATGACCAGGGCAACAGCGTCCCGGTTGACGCCACGGAGTACATTCCCTTCGACGCCGCCAACCCGGCACTGACGTTCAAGGGCGCCACCGCGGATGCCCTGTTCGCCGACGTCGACGGCGGCAAGCTGGACGTGACCCGCAGCGCCGGCACCACCGACGCCAAGGCACTGTTCCTGCACCTGCACAACGCCACCGGCGATCTCAGCGGCACCAACGGCGACGGCGGCCGGGCGGAAGTCCTGCCGATCAACGTTCCGGCCAAGGTGGTCAACCCGGTAAGCGCGGTCAGCAAGTGCAACGCCTTCAAGGCCGAAATCACTGTGACCGTGCAGAACAACGGCGACCGCCGCGCGGACGTTGACCTCAACAGCCCGTACGGCAAGGCCAAGGTCATGAAGCTGGAGCCGGGCGAGACCGGCACCGCGGTCATCAAGACGCGCCAGCTCTCCGTCACCGCCGGCGAGGTAACGGCTTCCTACAAGTTCCTCGGTAAGGGGAAGGCTGAGAAGGCCGAGTACACGGCCGCCTACGGCGCTGTGAAGTGCAGCAGGTAG
- a CDS encoding TetR/AcrR family transcriptional regulator codes for MAVTVKSEQTRRLLIDTALHLFTRQGYEKTTMRTIALEAGVSVGNAYYYFRSKDDLIHELYRSLQDEHRSLALPLIREGQNLGENLAVILGTWLTTLEPYHAFGAHFLRDAMAPNRQADAAVGRGKSIALFRQAVTSARPQPPLAIRDDLPELLWLVHMGISLFWVYDHSPGQRRSHRLAANLAPLIAKLVILSRLPVVRNIVEDVVSLLRGIRRDP; via the coding sequence TTGGCCGTCACCGTCAAGAGCGAACAGACGCGCCGGCTCCTCATCGACACCGCGCTGCACCTGTTCACTCGCCAGGGCTACGAAAAAACCACCATGCGCACCATCGCATTGGAGGCGGGCGTCTCCGTGGGCAACGCCTACTACTATTTCCGTTCCAAGGATGACCTCATCCACGAGCTGTACCGCTCACTGCAGGATGAGCACCGGTCCCTGGCCCTGCCGCTGATCCGCGAGGGACAGAACCTCGGCGAGAACCTCGCGGTCATCCTGGGCACCTGGCTGACCACCCTTGAGCCTTACCACGCCTTCGGCGCACACTTCCTGCGCGATGCCATGGCACCGAACCGCCAGGCCGACGCCGCCGTCGGACGCGGGAAGTCCATTGCCCTTTTCCGCCAGGCGGTTACCAGCGCCCGGCCGCAGCCGCCGCTGGCCATCCGCGATGACCTGCCTGAACTCCTCTGGCTTGTCCACATGGGCATCAGCCTGTTCTGGGTCTATGACCATTCCCCCGGGCAGCGGCGCTCCCACCGGCTGGCTGCGAACCTTGCCCCGCTGATCGCCAAACTCGTTATCCTGTCCCGGCTTCCCGTGGTCCGGAACATCGTGGAGGACGTGGTCTCGCTGCTGCGCGGCATCCGCCGGGATCCGTAA